From a single Arachis hypogaea cultivar Tifrunner chromosome 3, arahy.Tifrunner.gnm2.J5K5, whole genome shotgun sequence genomic region:
- the LOC112790918 gene encoding actin-depolymerizing factor 7 — protein sequence MANAASGMAVEDECKFRFLELKAKRIYRYIVFKIDGQQVVVEKLGGAGDSYDDFMASLPADECRYAVYDFDFTTDENCQKSKIFFIAWSPDSSKVRMKMVYASSKDRFKRELDGIQVELQATDPSEMSLDIVKARAI from the exons atg GCAAATGCAGCGTCTGGAATGGCTGTGGAGGATGAGTGCAAATTCAGGTTCCTGGAGCTTAAAGCAAAGAGGATCTACCGTTACATTGTGTTCAAAATTGACGGACAGCAGGTGGTGGTCGAGAAATTAGGGGGTGCTGGCGACAGTTATGACGACTTTATGGCCAGCCTGCCGGCTGATGAGTGCCGTTATGCTGTCTATGATTTTGATTTCACAACCGATGAGAATTGCCAGAAAAGCAAGATCTTCTTCATTGCATG GTCCCCAGATAGCTCAAAGGTGAGGATGAAGATGGTGTATGCTAGCTCCAAAGATAGATTCAAGAGGGAATTGGACGGTATACAAGTGGAATTGCAGGCAACCGATCCAAGCGAGATGAGCTTGGACATTGTGAAAGCTCGAGCCATCTAA
- the LOC112790919 gene encoding uncharacterized protein, whose translation MEPANEIRSQGCKSSTGFMEGFTEQSAAVIPFLSRRRRVPHRWSSRLVLLCSAVFFCSRRAKTSALLCLSFYPAHTLLYFDLIPCLIVIAFWLCRYGSRELRITSHSSTETSSGTFVGTNLSPPWERFLVPSEALIMQS comes from the exons ATGGAGCCGGCTAATGAAATAAGGAGCCAAGGTTGCAAATCTTCAACTGGGTTTATGGAG GGTTTTACGGAACAGAGCGCTGCTGTAATCCCTTTTCTCTCTCGCCGGCGTCGTGTTCCTCACCGCTGGAGCTCGCGACTTGTTCTGCTATGCTCCGCCGTGTTCTTCTGCTCACGCCGTGCTAAAACCTCTGCTCTGCTCTGCTTGTCGTTCTATCCAGCACACACTcttctttattttgatttgattccTTGTTTAATTGTTATCGCGTTTTGGTTGTGTAGATACGGGAGCAGAGAGCTCAGAATAACAAGTCACTCTTCAACGGAAACAAGTTCAGG AACTTTTGTGGGAACAAACTTAAGTCCTCCATGGGAAAGGTTTCTGGTTCCATCAGAAG cACTAATTATGCAGTCATAG